One region of Drosophila subobscura isolate 14011-0131.10 chromosome J, UCBerk_Dsub_1.0, whole genome shotgun sequence genomic DNA includes:
- the LOC117895092 gene encoding probable cytochrome P450 12c1, mitochondrial: MIRRAVQQGIRFRSSLAGVQVTPRRTIDTAAASTSYMEQLDGEWNTAKPFAEIPGPTRWQLWRGFQKGGEFHDLDMAQLMDLYQSRFGDLCRVPGLFGMPTTVFTFKVENFERVYRTEGQWPVRGGADPVLHYRANRKDGFFKDCVGLFSNGPEWGRLRSAANPVLMQHRNADLYLVPMQRVNTQFVDRIRAIRDKESEEVPGNFLDTINTLTFESVAVVALDRELGLLRDSDQRPEAQELFRNIKIFLQSFFELGIKPSVYKYISTPEYRKFSKASDVIFDTCSMYVNEAVARIEGQSAEERVGRRSILEQLLQINRKFAVVMAMDMLMGAVDTTTSALTGILLSLAKNPQQQQKLREEIVSMLPQPDRQFTLAEMKSLPYLRACIKEAMRMYPVTFGNVRSAGTDVVLDGYRIPQGTHLLMLSTNLLHDERFYPRPKEYLPERWVRPQGDDSTDSLLRNNLNPFVYLPFGFGPRMCVGKRIVDLEMELTVANLVRNFHIEFNYPTENAFTRSFLNMPNIPLRFKFTDVKY, encoded by the exons ATGATACGACGAGCAGTGCAACAGGGCATCAGGTTTAGGTCCAGCCTAGCTGGGGTTCAGGTCACCCCTAGGCGGACCATAGAtacggcagcagccagcacctcGTACATGGAGCAGTTGGATGGAGAATGGAATACAGCGAAACCTTTCGCAGAGATTCCCGGTCCGACACGTTGGCAATTGTGGCGGGGCTTCCAGAAGGGCGGGGAGTTCCATGATCTGGATATGGCCCAGCTAATGGATCTGTACCAGTCGCGATTCGGGGATCTATGTCGGGTACCAGGCCTGTTCGGCATGCCCACCACTGTGTTCACGTTCAAGGTGGAGAACTTTGAGAGAGTCTACCGCACCGAGGGACAGTGGCCGGTGAGAGGAGGAGCCGACCCAGTGTTGCATTATCGTGCAAATCGCAAGGATGGATTCTTCAAGGACTGCGTTGGACTGTTCAGCAA TGGTCCAGAGTGGGGCCGTCTCCGCAGCGCGGCGAACCCTGTGCTGATGCAGCATCGCAACGCTGACCTGTACTTGGTGCCCATGCAGAGGGTCAACACGCAATTCGTAGATCGCATCAGGGCCATACGGGACAAGGAGTCAGAGGAGGTGCCTGGAAACTTTCTCGATACCATAAATACCCTGACCTTTgagtctgtggctgtggtggcccTGGACCGCGAGCTGGGACTTCTGCGGGACTCCGATCAAAGGCCAGAGGCCCAGGAGCTCTTCAGGAACATTAAGATCTTCCTGCAATCGTTTTTCGAGCTAGGCATAAAGCCGTCGGTGTACAAGTACATCAGCACGCCCGAGTACAGGAAATTCAGTAAGGCATCGGATGTGATCTTTGACACCTGCTCGATGTACGTAAACGAGGCTGTGGCACGGATAGAGGGCCAGTCGGCAGAGGAGCGTGTGGGCCGTAGGAGTAtcttggagcagctgctgcaaatcAATCGGAAGTTCGCCGTGGTCATGGCCATGGACATGCTCATGGGAGCAGTGGACACCACCACCTCGGCCCTAACTGGAATCCTTCTGAGTCTGGCAAAgaatccccagcagcagcagaagctgcgcGAGGAAATAGTGTCCATGCTGCCCCAGCCAGACCGCCAGTTCACTTTGGCGGAGATGAAATCGTTGCCATATCTGCGTGCCTGCATAAAGGAAGCGATGAGGATGTATCCCGTCACTTTTGGCAATGTTCGATCGGCTGGAACAGATGTCGTACTGGATGGCTATCGCATACCCCAGGGCACCCATCTACTCATGCTCTCCACTAATTTGCTGCACGACGAACGCTTCTATCCCCGACCCAAAGAATATCTGCCAGAGCGCTGGGTACGCCCCCAGGGCGACGACAGCACAGATTCGCTTTTGCGGAATAATTTGAATCCATTTGTTTACCTGCCATTTGGCTTTGGTCCCCGCATGTGTGTGGGCAAGCGAATCGTTGACCTTGAGATGGAGTTGACCGTGGCCAATCTGGTGCGAAACTTCCACATAGAGTTCAATTACCCCACAGAGAATGCCTTCACTCGCTCGTTCCTCAACATGCCGAACATTCCCCTGAGATTTAAATTCACAGATgtcaaatattaa
- the LOC117895093 gene encoding probable cytochrome P450 12c1, mitochondrial — protein sequence MIRRAVQQGIRARYSLAGVQVTPRRTIDTAAASTLYMEQLDGEWNTAKPFAEIPGPTRWQLWRGFQKGGEFHDLDMAQLMDLYQSRFGDLCRVPGLFGMPTTVFTFKVENFERVYRTEGQWPVRGGADPVLHYRANRKDGFFKDCVGLFSNGPEWGRLRSAANPVLMQHRNADLYLEPMQRVNTQFVDRIRAIRDKESEEVPGNFLDTINTLTFESVAVVALDRELGLLRDSDQRPEAQELFRNIKIFLLSLFELGIKPSVYKYISTPTYRKFSKASDVIFDTCSMYVNEAVARIESQTAAERVGRRSVLEQLLQINRKFAVVMAMDMLMGGVDTATSALTGILLSLAKNPQQQQKLREEIVSKLPQPDRQFTLAEMKSLPYLRACIKEAMRMYPVTFGNVRSAGTDVVLDGYRIPQGTHLLMLSTNLLHDERFYPRPKEYLPERWVRPQGDDSTDSLLRNNLNPFVYLPFSFGPRMCVGKRIVDLEMELTVANLVRNFHIEFNYPTENAFTRAFINMPNIPLRFKFTDVKY from the exons ATGATACGACGAGCAGTGCAACAGGGTATCAGGGCCAGGTACAGCCTAGCTGGGGTTCAGGTCACCCCTAGGCGGACCATAGAtacggcagcagccagcaccttGTACATGGAGCAGTTGGATGGAGAATGGAATACAGCGAAACCTTTCGCAGAGATTCCCGGTCCGACACGTTGGCAATTGTGGCGGGGCTTCCAGAAGGGCGGGGAGTTCCATGATCTGGATATGGCCCAGCTAATGGATCTGTACCAGTCGCGATTCGGGGACCTATGTCGGGTACCAGGCCTGTTCGGCATGCCCACCACTGTGTTCACGTTCAAGGTGGAGAACTTTGAGAGAGTCTACCGCACCGAGGGACAGTGGCCGGTGAGAGGAGGAGCCGACCCAGTGTTGCATTATCGTGCAAATCGCAAGGATGGATTCTTCAAGGATTGCGTTGGACTGTTCAGCAA TGGTCCAGAGTGGGGCCGTCTCCGCAGCGCGGCGAACCCTGTGCTGATGCAGCATCGCAACGCTGACCTGTACTTGGAGCCCATGCAGCGGGTCAACACGCAATTCGTAGATCGCATCAGGGCCATACGGGACAAGGAGTCAGAGGAGGTGCCTGGAAACTTTCTCGATACCATAAATACCCTGACCTTTgagtctgtggctgtggtggcccTGGACCGCGAGCTGGGACTTCTGCGGGACTCCGATCAAAGGCCAGAGGCCCAAGAGCTCTTCAGGAACATTAAGATCTTCTTGCTGTCGTTATTCGAGCTAGGCATAAAGCCTTCGGTTTACAAGTACATCAGCACGCCCACGTACAGGAAATTCAGTAAGGCATCGGATGTGATCTTTGACACCTGCTCGATGTACGTCAATGAGGCTGTGGCACGGATAGAGAGCCAGACGGCAGCGGAGCGTGTGGGCCGTAGGAGTGtcttggagcagctgctgcaaatcAATCGGAAGTTCGCCGTGGTCATGGCCATGGACATGCTCATGGGAGGAGTGGACACCGCCACATCGGCCCTAACTGGAATCCTTCTGAGTCTGGCGAAgaatccccagcagcagcagaagttgcGCGAGGAGATAGTTTCCAAGCTGCCCCAGCCAGACCGCCAGTTCACTTTGGCGGAGATGAAATCGTTGCCATATCTGCGTGCCTGCATAAAGGAAGCGATGAGGATGTATCCCGTCACTTTTGGCAATGTTCGATCGGCTGGAACAGATGTCGTGCTGGATGGCTATCGCATACCCCAGGGCACCCATCTACTCATGCTCTCCACTAATTTGCTGCACGACGAACGCTTCTATCCCCGACCCAAAGAATATCTGCCAGAGCGCTGGGTACGCCCCCAGGGCGACGACAGCACAGATTCGCTTTTGCGGAATAATTTGAATCCATTTGTCTACCTACCGTTTAGCTTTGGCCCCCGCATGTGTGTGGGCAAGCGAATCGTTGACCTTGAGATGGAGTTGACCGTGGCCAATCTGGTGCGAAACTTCCACATAGAGTTCAATTACCCCACAGAGAATGCCTTCACTCGCGCGTTCATCAACATGCCGAACATTCCTCTGAGATTTAAATTCACCGATgtgaaatattaa
- the LOC117895099 gene encoding charged multivesicular body protein 1b, producing the protein MSTSSMEKHLFNLKFAVKELERNSKKCEKEEKTEKAKAKKAIQKGNMDVARIHAENAIRQKNQAVNYLRMSARVDAVASRVQSALTTRKVTGSMAGVVKAMDAAMKGMNLEKISSLMEKFESQFEDLDVQSSVMEGTMSDTVTTSVPQGDVDNLLQQVADEAGLELNMELPSGVQSQTIGASTAQVSQEQDELTQRLARLRQAE; encoded by the exons ATGTCCACCTCATCAATGGAAA AACATCTCTTTAATCTAAAATTTGCGGTAAAGGAGCTGGAGCGAAACTCCAAGAAAtgcgagaaggaggagaagacgGAGAAGGCCAAAGCCAAGAAGGCCATCCAAAAGGGCAATATGGATGTGGCCCGCATTCATGCTGAGAATGCCATTCGACAGAAAAACCAGGCCGTCAACTACTTGCGCATGAGTGCTCGAGTGGATGCAGTAGCCAGTCGTGTGCAGTCTGCGCTGACCACGCGTAAAGTTACTGGCTCCATGGCTGGTGTGGTCAAGGCCATGGATGCGGCCATGAAGGGAATGAATTTGGAGAAAATCTCATCTCTAATGGAAAAGTTCGAATCCCAATTCGAGGACTTGGACGTGCAGAGCTCTGTGATGGAGGGCACTATGTCTGATACTGTCACCACCTCGGTGCCCCAGGGCGATGTCGACAATCTGTTGCAGCAAGTGGCCGACGAGGCTGGCCTCGAGCTGAACATGGAGCTGCCCAGCGGTGTACAGAGCCAGACAATTGGTGCCTCCACCGCCCAGGTCTCGCAGGAGCAAGATGAACTCACCCAGCGTCTGGCACGCTTAAGGCAGGCCGAATAA
- the LOC117895100 gene encoding uncharacterized protein LOC117895100, translated as MLLNKKAHIYQQLVERLFDKCQRIQADNERCVMRVNAIKKTLRRRNFDVEMLKRRLDKHGDNWRSVPMVAPHPKGKTEQKRRGPKPKNKQAPDGGTAPANPTRKPRKQRAKQPQPNLNTTMQQQPHSGIC; from the exons ATGCTGCTAAATAAAAAGGCGCACATATATCAGCAGTTAGTCGAAAGGCTCTTTGATAAATGCCAGAGGATTCAGGCTGACAACGAGCGTTGTGTTATGAG AGTAAATGCTATAAAAAAGACATTGCGACGTCGAAATTTCGATGTGGAGATGCTGAAACGTCGATTGGACAAACATGGCGACAATTGGCGCTCAGTGCCCATGGTGGCGCCGCATCCCAAGGGCAAGACTGAGCAAAAGCGACGAGGaccgaaaccgaaaaacaaacaggCCCCAGATGGGGGAACAGCACCCGCAAATCCCACACGCAAGCCACGGAAGCAGCGTGCAAAACAGCCGCAACCCAATCTCAACACcacaatgcagcagcagccacactcTGGTATATGCTGA